A part of Pseudomonas sp. MYb118 genomic DNA contains:
- a CDS encoding substrate-binding domain-containing protein → MSLRFFCLLMLCAVTAQAADLPIPPQGPALRIQGSNTIGAALGPALVEGLMREQGLLKVHSEAPDTANELRVVGETLQGQRVEVEIAAHGSSTGFAALKNATADLAASSRPIKDSEVLALASRGDLKSPGAEQVIAIDGLAIILHPQNPLTQLNTEQLARIFSGEAKTWEELGGHGGPIHLYARDDQSGTYDTFKELVLSRRGKSLGGAAKRFESSEQLSDAVSLDPQGIGFIGLPYVRKAKAVAIVDGQSQAMMPLSSLIATEDYPLSRRLFLYLPPNGKNPWAEALVTFAQSAKGQAIVADNGFIAQTVQAMSVAPNALMPEGYQAISRHAQRLSVNFRFEEGSASLDNKALQDLTRVLDYLRQHGKTERLVTLVGFGDAKSDPARADLLSKLRAMAVRRELVKNGVVFREIRGFGAEMPVAANSADEGRIKNRRVEVWVY, encoded by the coding sequence ATGTCGCTGCGCTTTTTTTGCCTGTTGATGCTCTGCGCGGTGACCGCGCAGGCTGCGGACTTGCCGATTCCCCCGCAAGGCCCGGCGCTGCGCATCCAGGGTTCCAATACCATCGGTGCGGCATTGGGCCCGGCGCTGGTTGAAGGGCTGATGCGCGAGCAAGGCTTGCTCAAGGTGCACAGCGAAGCACCGGACACCGCCAACGAACTGCGCGTGGTCGGCGAAACGCTGCAGGGGCAGCGGGTCGAGGTGGAAATTGCCGCACACGGTTCGAGCACCGGGTTCGCCGCGCTGAAAAACGCCACGGCGGACCTCGCCGCCTCATCACGCCCGATCAAGGACAGCGAAGTGCTGGCCCTCGCCTCCCGTGGCGACCTCAAGAGCCCCGGCGCCGAGCAGGTGATCGCCATCGACGGCCTGGCCATCATCCTTCATCCGCAAAACCCGCTGACGCAACTCAACACCGAGCAACTGGCGCGGATCTTCAGCGGCGAGGCAAAAACCTGGGAAGAACTCGGCGGCCACGGCGGACCGATCCACCTGTACGCCCGCGATGATCAGTCGGGCACCTACGACACCTTCAAGGAACTGGTGCTCAGCCGTCGCGGCAAGAGCCTGGGCGGCGCAGCCAAACGCTTCGAGTCCAGCGAGCAATTGTCCGACGCGGTCAGCCTCGACCCGCAGGGCATCGGTTTCATCGGCCTGCCGTACGTGCGCAAGGCCAAGGCTGTGGCCATTGTCGATGGCCAGTCCCAGGCCATGATGCCGCTCAGCAGCCTGATTGCCACCGAGGACTACCCCCTCTCGCGCCGGCTGTTCCTGTACCTGCCGCCCAACGGCAAGAACCCCTGGGCCGAAGCCCTGGTGACCTTCGCCCAGAGCGCCAAGGGCCAGGCGATCGTCGCCGACAACGGTTTCATTGCCCAGACCGTGCAGGCCATGAGCGTCGCACCGAACGCGCTGATGCCCGAGGGTTATCAGGCGATCAGCCGCCACGCCCAGCGCCTGAGCGTGAACTTTCGCTTCGAAGAAGGCAGCGCCAGCCTGGACAACAAGGCCTTGCAGGACCTGACGCGGGTGCTCGATTACCTGCGCCAGCACGGCAAGACCGAGCGCCTGGTCACGCTGGTAGGCTTTGGCGATGCCAAGAGCGACCCGGCCCGCGCCGACCTGCTGTCAAAACTGCGGGCCATGGCGGTGCGCCGCGAACTGGTGAAAAACGGCGTGGTGTTCCGCGAGATTCGCGGGTTCGGCGCCGAGATGCCGGTGGCGGCGAACAGCGCCGATGAAGGGCGGATCAAAAATCGGCGGGTTGAGGTTTGGGTTTACTGA